The stretch of DNA ATTTTTCGGTAGAAAAAAATTAATCGCTGACGCATCGTCTTTGCTCACGCTCGGAAAATGGTGCAATGCGTTGACGAAACGAACGAAAGGTCGTGTCCATGGAGATAGATTTTCATGCTGTTCGTTTATCGACAGTGGTATGTAACCCAACTCCGAAAGTGCCTTGCTCAAACGCCACGCAAAGTATTGTGTCCGACAGAGAACCGCCTTTGTTCCTTCTTCCCTCAGGAAACGGGCCGGCACCATGGTGTGGTACACATGATCGTTGTTTTGATTCGGACTGAACGGAACGAAATCATCGATATGCGAATCCGTGAGTATTTTGGACGCGAGGCCGTAAATCCGGTTGCCGAATCGATGCGTTGCGCCGAGCTGGAAGATTGTGCCTTCCTTCATGCGGGACAGCACAAGACCCGGATCCGCTCCCCTGTAACCGTATATCGACTGGCAGGGATCGGTGAAATACACGACCGCCTGTACGCCTTCCGCTATGTTTTCCACCGCACGCCACATCGCCGGCGAAAAATCCTGCGTTTCGTCGACCAGCAGCATGTCCGGCCCCTCGCTGCATGACGCTTCCGCAAGCTGTTCGATCATGTCCGAATAGTCGAGGAGTCCGAGACCATGCTTGAATTCCTCATAGCATTTTGCGATCTCGTTGTAGTCCCTGGAATAATCGTTCATGAGGGCGCATATGGAATCAGACTTCAGTCCGCCGACCCACCGATCGTAACCGCCGAAAAAGCGTCCGAACTCGTCGTTTGTGTTGAGCATCTCCCAGTCGAAAAGATGCCCAAATCGATGTCCCTCATCGTATCCGATGTTGAATTTCTTGCAGAAATTCTTCAATTCAGGCTCGCCCAGATAATCAGTTATCAGCAGCCCCAGGGCGTGATGCGCGTAGGAATGTAACGTGCGTACGGGAGAAACCTCTTTCCCGTCGTCGTCCCTGACGCACCCGACCTTGGCCTTCAGCTCCTGCGCAAGTGAGCGGGAATAAGTG from Candidatus Sysuiplasma jiujiangense encodes:
- a CDS encoding UvrD-helicase domain-containing protein, giving the protein MVPWNVKKVGPTDRIMLENLHERNFILGPPGSGKTTAIVSFANQARHFGQKFEVITYSRSLAQELKAKVGCVRDDDGKEVSPVRTLHSYAHHALGLLITDYLGEPELKNFCKKFNIGYDEGHRFGHLFDWEMLNTNDEFGRFFGGYDRWVGGLKSDSICALMNDYSRDYNEIAKCYEEFKHGLGLLDYSDMIEQLAEASCSEGPDMLLVDETQDFSPAMWRAVENIAEGVQAVVYFTDPCQSIYGYRGADPGLVLSRMKEGTIFQLGATHRFGNRIYGLASKILTDSHIDDFVPFSPNQNNDHVYHTMVPARFLREEGTKAVLCRTQYFAWRLSKALSELGYIPLSINEQHENLSPWTRPFVRFVNALHHFPSVSKDDASAINFFLPKNMLVEQWWEVLERKGVSVETFPALNYPKEEVFSAARLPCKFKPIAWGWVGTGINEADLLFIDTVHSAKGFEFEHVAVAVDIPKMIYDNWTENFEARILYTGLTRGRSSSWILDLGSKYTLPIGRSAIEDLCEWI